In Eubalaena glacialis isolate mEubGla1 chromosome 3, mEubGla1.1.hap2.+ XY, whole genome shotgun sequence, the following are encoded in one genomic region:
- the LOC133088739 gene encoding ubiquitin-conjugating enzyme E2 D3, with protein MALKRINKELSDLARDPPAQCSAGPVGDDMFHWQATIMGPNDSPYQGGVFFLTIHFPTDYPFKPPKVAFTTRIYHPNINSNGSICLDILRSQWSPALTISKVLLSICSLLCDPNPDDPLVPEIARIYKTDRDKYNRISREWTQKYAM; from the coding sequence ATGGCGCTGAAACGGATTAATAAGGAACTTAGTGATTTGGCCCGTGACCCTCCAGCACAATGTTCTGCAGGTCCAGTTGGGGATGATATGTTTCATTGGCAAGCCACAattatgggacctaatgacagcCCATATCAAGGCGGTGTATTCTTTTTGACAATTCATTTTCCTACAGACTACCCCTTCAAACCACCTAAGGTTGCATTTACAACAAGAATTTATCATCCAAATATTAACAGTAATGGCAGCATTTGTCTCGATATTCTAAGATCACAGTGGTCTCCTGCTTTAACTATTTCTAAAGTTCTTTTATCCATTTGTTCACTGCTATGTGATCCAAACCCAGATGACCCCCTAGTGCCAGAGATTGCACGGATCTATAAAACAGACAGAGATAAGTACAACAGAATATCTCGGGAATGGACTCAGAAGTATGCCATGTGA